A window of Primulina tabacum isolate GXHZ01 chromosome 4, ASM2559414v2, whole genome shotgun sequence contains these coding sequences:
- the LOC142541584 gene encoding uncharacterized protein LOC142541584 — MMLVRLATKASVHPSTFSLVHNSVCDLTKQVMEMRLTEVSQDNNSGVRTSSIGPSTIQATGFKKRNGVKKSRRFKSWVELQAKRRKTNLRVEDIGTHDELLVSCSAPPVPHACLQTTGSQFNFTELLMAQFDHPHHSLEAMDFNGDISNNALE, encoded by the exons ATGATGCTCGTAAGACTGGCAACCAAAGCCTCCGTCCACCCATCAACTTTCTCTTTGGTGCATAATTCGGTATGTGATCTAACCAAGCAAGTCATGGAAATGCGTTTGACTGAAGTGAGCCAAGACAACAATAGTGGTGTCAGGACATCATCGATAGGACCTTCTACGATACAAGCAACAGGATTCAAGAAAAGAAATGGTGTGAAAAAGTCAAGAAGGTTCAAGAGTTGGGTAGAACTTCAAGCAAAACGAAGAAAAACAAATTTGAGAGTCGAG GACATCGGAACACATGATGAATTACTCGTATCTTGTTCAGCACCTCCGGTACCTCATGCATGTCTTCAAACAACTGGAAGTCAATTCAATTTCACTGAATTATTAATG gcacaatttgatcatcctcACCATTCTCTTGAAGCCATGGATTTCAATGGAGATATATCCAATAATGCTCTTGAGTAG